In Pectinophora gossypiella chromosome 8, ilPecGoss1.1, whole genome shotgun sequence, the DNA window ACGTCGTACACCGGCGTGGAAATAATGTCCAATAAGCTCTGTCGATTAGGTGGAGCGGCTATGAAGGCACCTAATTCTATATTATTAATGTAGGTCGGAAATTCGATGGCATGGCATATTTACCTAAACTTGACGATAGTCCATAATATATATGTAGTTGATATCACCGTTCACCGCCTTACCTGACtttttaaaatagcaataattttattcgttatcagaaaaataatttacttcaaTTCCGAATGTTTTGCTTAACACTACCTAATTTAGTCtcacttaaatatattattgcttcgataaagaaatggtaccaaagtttatTTTAATGCACATTTAAATACATATTAAGGCGAACAAAAAGTTAGTTAAGGCGGTGAACGGTAATAACAACTCTATATTATGGACTACCAGCAAGTGTAGTTTTACCTacacttatatatttatataatataacaacgAATATTCGTCCTATAGTTGTTAGTCATAACCTACATAACCTATTCACGATATTTCTATAAGTATTAACATGATAATTTAACAAATACCTATCAAACAATTAAACATTACgtattatgtaaatacttattatgtAGCAGACTATTTGATCAAATATCATGAGCGAAAATATGTTTCTGTTAAAATTTTCCTTGAGTTTGATATTCAATAAAATGCATAATGTATGCCTACGCATATTAAATTGaaagttatttatatatattttttaatgaactATTGATTAGGATTGGTAAGAGTGTCGTCAGTATTTTTTGTCCGtccgtaggtacttacttttatttgttagtTAGGTACTgactttatttttgacgtgacttattgtagatttgaattacttgggcggacaaatagGTAGCGCTGAGCCCTGTTGGGTTGGACTGATAGTTTAGAGCAACTAGACACTTGTCTATTAAGTTTATCTCGAGTGTGTCGTTTTTAAGTAGGATGCTTCCTCACAATTCTATTACAATGTCCACAAATGACGACAGACACTAAGAGAGATCGTTTCTTGAAGAACGTTTATGGAGACAAGTAAGTAATCTGCTGAACGTTTTGTGACGTCGCCCCTTTCCATTAATATAATGGCTTGGGAAATAAAAGCTTGACGGTGTTTTAAGTGTGCGGATTTCCGTCCATTCTCTGCGATATTTTTACAACGAGGGTCTCAGGccacgtttcccaaaaaaaaaatatggatggcGCTGTGCAATGTTGCCTTCGTCACCGTCTAATTTCATGTATAAcagacttacatacatacatacataaactcacgcatatttcccaccatataacagacatatgcatgttttatctttattgacaccgtaactgaggggggtgattcaagccatgattctaagttgatatcaagtggaactttctgtcggaaaattcatgaaattttttgtgttttttttttaaattattttcagttccatacttctgcgatggaaaattccaattgatattaattcagaatcatggcctgaatcattcctcaaagttttcgttacgatgtcactaacagcctataTTATTCTGCTTCTCGCGATAAAATTATTATCTACTTATCTGTTAATATATGATTTACGGTACGGTCAGTCAGATTTCTGTTgaaatgaaagaaaaataagaaaaaaaaactgtatctGTCTTCTAGCTGTTATATTAAATTGAAACGGGATTTCGCTTGCATTTAATTAAACTGTATTCCTGTGGGTTTctactacgaataaataataagtaaacttATTACTACGAATAGGGTTTCTAGAATATTCCAGCTATCTCACTGAAATGCAACGTACACTCAGAGagagaaacaaataaaagctCAAAGTCATATGTTGTAGTTGGGTGTAGTTATAAAACTCATATGAACTATGAAATAATGAGATACCTACATAtcttatacaaaattatatttttatataggtcCATAATTTGTGAAGGAAAATCAGTCCATCACACTGTCACGACTCTGCTGTTCCATAGGGAATAAGTAAATTGTACTTTTCGGTACAACCCACAAAAGTTTCCAATATCTACAtaggtatggtcacgagtactaatatgtatacattttgaaaccatgtcattaaatgtcaaatataaaagtgcgacagggttctaatgtgggtacatgatattgctcatgactgtacataaaaaacaaacatcacaacataagctcacgactgtatcccaattggggtagttacaggtaaatccatcgcaagatgaagaaTGTACCCacacggagctttctgttagaccaaattGATTGGTAGGTACAAGAACAAGAAGGCTTTTAATATATTGTCTGTGGTTTTTCACGTTGCAGCATTATAATATTAGACATAGGTATAAACAAGAGAAAAGTAGTTTCATAAAGACTAAAGAGTCTTACTTACAAAAGGTTTCGCGAcggtatatatatatagcgAATACTGCAACCATTCCGGGAAATGTGAGCTCTCACAAAGTTTCTGCTGTGCTCAAACAGACTGTGATGAGGCTCTTTACGGCAGCCAAGACGTAACGAGGTCATTATGCCGTCCTCAAGACATTTATTATCGTAGAAGTTAAGGTTTCTACAAAGATTCAATATGTACGTAAACGTTAAAAATACAGtgaaaaacatgttttattaGAATTCGCTGAAACTTGTAAAACAAAggcttttaaatttgaattacaaTGGTCTCTCATGGGTAAAATGATAACATCGTAGATTACATTTCGTTTTCGTTTTTTGTCGATAATACAATGAGACAGACGTCATTCGAGTCATTTTGGCTTGTTACAGTAAAACATTAGCAAAATATCGATCTACTGAAGACTATAACATCTTTATACATGCAtgcatacatatactcacgcttatatcccaccggggtaagcagagactatggaatttcatttgcttccgacacacttctcttgcttcctccacattcatcaatcgtaacacaacacataacaaacaacaacacacacacattaacGCAACACAACATTACAATAACGTTTTTATaagtaaaagtaattaaatgcaAAATACCTATTAGTAGgactttggcggcgagggtgtgctgccgccaaaggatgttttcggggtaccgaactgagcatagtaccccgctagccacacgtttgtagtgtgactagggatcgacgatccaacagtggcGTCACGTCAGGTTTCTTCAGGGGAGACATTTTCGGGGCATAGCCCCTTTAATGTGGTGGCGCTCGCCGCCCGCagaaacgggcgtggcacgggagtgggacacggcgggcgatggTCGCCCCTCCGTAAGCCCGATGATAAGTCAGTCCGTGGAGCcgctagcgaggtcgagcccaccgggtggttccccgttgggggaggcccagtgagcgcccgtcagctagcGGTGGTGTCAGGTCCGGTGAGcagctccgtcgccggggcagctggtccCCCGCTGgtcgagtcggctggagggggggagaggactacttccactgccactggaagcgtcaactcatcccccggggggtggccacgatcctaactactcggcggggagtagtggatgtgggcagccccggtccagtccggtgttggtagtcagtgcccaccggtgagttggcccagcagcGATGctaggcctcccacgatgatgggcactgggtcagtCCGTGTGCGGATGGCCGCCAGGATGTCGTGGAGCAGTTGGATTGGAGGGAGCTGGGGGTGCCTCCGCTTGGGGCCTCGCCTTGTTCCCCTtgggaggggcggcggctgctgtctCTGTTGTCGTAGAGGGCTGCGGCGGGACGGGTACCACGGCGATTGGCTTGGCGGTGGTGGTAGCGGTGGGGGCGGGTGTCGCCCTTTTACGGGCGCGCCTCTGCCTCTGCGGTTTGGGCCCGTtcgggccgttcgccgcggccatgaACGAGCTCCTCGCTGTCGGCTCGCTGGTTGGGTCTTGCACTGGCGCGGTGCCTGCCCTTGTGTTGCGCAACTCGCGCGACTTCACAGAGCAAGAAGGGCTGTTGGCTGGGTGTGCACCTCCGCAGTTGCAGCACGTGGCCGGTACCTCCCGGGGTCGCTGGCAGTCCTTCGCTGCGTGGCTTTCGCCACAGCGAACGCAGGCCGCCGGGCGGTGGCAGTTGTGGCTACTGTGCCGAAACTGCTGGCAGCGATGACATTCCTTTTCGTCCCCTCCAGGCTTCAACTTTTACACCGGGCatacagaggagctcggtggtggcgTAGATGGACTGGAAGCCCAGTGTCCgccggatctccacgaagaagattCCGCCCACCCCTGCCCTGCCCTGGATGGGACGGATAAACTGGGGGTCGTAGCCGCGACtgcgcagctcctcctccagtTCGGCGATGTTAGTGTCCATGGGAAGGCCCTTGATGGCCAGCTTCAGGGCGCGTTCCGCCGGGGGGCGTAGGCGAACCATGAGAGTCCCGTCGCTTTCTCCAGGCCGGCAAGGTAGCGCTGGTAAAGCTTCTTTGGTCTTCGCCATGAAACGCACACCCTTCCCGTACGGGCCGCGCGTTGGGGACGTGGCCAAGCACCTCCCGCAGCTTGCGGAAGTGGTGCGGCCTGTCGGGCAGCTGGTCCACCACGATGGGCGAAATCTTCTTACTCGCTGGGGCGAGCGGGGGCTGAAGGCGGACGGGCTTCGGCGACGGtgtgggcgtcgtccggagggacggacgcggaggcgcgtgcggcggcgagtcCGGGTTTGTGTTAAGAACTgccgcgtatgagcgcggcggcgttgtctccatgtccagtggTGGCCGCTGTGGCGGCGTCGTGGTCCTCTTCTCCGCTCCGGGACCTGTTCCCGGGAGTTGTGGCATGGGCAGCGGGAACGGGGACTGCCGGAGTCCTGCGTCGATGAGGCGCGGTGGGGGCGGCGGAGCGTTGGCGGCGGTAGGCGTGGTGACGGCGCGGGTGCGCACGAAAGTGCGCACCTTGCGCTTCATTACTCCAGCCATTGGTGGGGCCATTCTTGCCTgtttgaagactgcattattgaatgtggcgccatctgttgcatgtgagcggaactaggtggccaactagttgggtccgctacaggaCCCTAGACTCAGGAAGAAACAGCAACAAAATTAAGCTCTAcaatgtacttaagtacatgacaatttatttacttatttatattattctttGCAACTGGTTGACTGGCGAAATGCGAGCCGACTGCAAGTGGTgctttcaaatttaaattacacCTCGGTTTTGTCACAGTTTCAAATTATGGCCGTAGTTTTTCTCTCAACTCCCATTTTTCATGAACTTTAAAACTTAACCGTCTATTTCGACATAGGTAGCGGaaatatatttgtgtaaaaaaacTATAACGTTTTATAAACGTACCTACACCTGTTTTATTAATCCATCATGAAACAGTAacgataatttattttattataacgcTTTTAGGTAATTATATCTTTATCGCATCTTTACTTATAGTGAgatagatattatattatatctacaATTATCACATTTAAATTTAGGGGtaaaaatcaaccaagactggttcaccctggccgcaaactaaaacTCTAACGGGTTAGATTGCAGCCatataaaactcataccgggctgtaaacaacatttttaaagctttcacggacagagatcatgggtcattggtggttcataattttgtattttaaggggccGAGGGGTCACTTTGAGGTCTCTCACCGCCTAAATATGCATCATCGAtgtaaaatatacaattaaaacATAAGTTAACTGGCGGCCAATATTAATTAGTACGGGAACGTTGTAACCGTAGACGCAATGAAGGCAAATACAAACAAGCGGATCTATTCAACAGACATGAAGTGCGCTCTAAGCCGCTTTGAGAGTTTGATGCCAGATAAGATACTGTACAGCGCCTTAGAGATTATGGTACTCTTTGTTCCCACCAAGAgattaacaaataaaaatgttaatgaaTTTGTCTTGTCCATTACGAGTATACTCATCTTTAGGCTTAGATTTTTAACAGAATTCtgcaaatttttttttcgccTATAGCTTCATCATCGCATCATTTTGAATATATACTCTTCCCGGGATATTCGTAAGCCAAATTCTATCGTTATTTTACTACCTTCCCACGCACTATGGTTCATCAAAACAACAGAAGTGCACGAAATTCTAAATGTACCTATGGTCATAGAAGAAATAAGCAATCGTGGAACCCAGTAcaaaaaaagattacaaatgCACCCAAATCAGCTTGCGGGGCAACTAACTATTCCATACGTCGTCTAAAAAAAAAGCGAGACATTTTCGATGTGAACAGTCAGCCTGAATGACTACTTCAAAAAAAGGACTGACTTCGCTGGGAGTAGCGTCCTCCATGCCATATAAACCCAGCTCATCTGCTTATAGCCAATGAGACTGATCGCAAGAtacaatcacaaaaaaaaataccacctaagtacattgtttttacTGATTCGGTTTACGAAACACAGTTTCTGAATCGGCCATTCCAATATGTATTCTTACACTTCCAATTGTATGTCATCTTACACTAGCGAGTACTCACTactcaatatgtatacactttgataccatgtcacattaacttttttgacaaattaaaccgtaagtctctttaaatgtcaaatatgatagtgcgttagggtacatgatattactcatgactgtacaaagtcttctatattttttttgggaatgtagcctggaaagtccctcattgctgCAAGTGCAGGGAGTAGTAGTAGtgtgtgattcaagtgcaataaaga includes these proteins:
- the LOC126369147 gene encoding proline-rich protein 12-like, translated to MAPPMAGVMKRKVRTFVRTRAVTTPTAANAPPPPPRLIDAGLRQSPFPLPMPQLPGTGPGAEKRTTTPPQRPPLDMETTPPRSYAAVLNTNPDSPPHAPPPSKKISPIVVDQLPDRPHHFRKLREVLGHVPNARPVREGDGTLMVRLRPPAERALKLAIKGLPMDTNIAELEEELRSRGYDPQFIRPIQGRAGVGGIFFVEIRRTLGFQSIYATTELLCMPGSRELRNTRAGTAPVQDPTSEPTARSSFMAAANGPNGPKPQRQRRARKRATPAPTATTTAKPIAVVPVPPQPSTTTETAAAAPPKGNKARPQAEAPPAPSNPTAPRHPGGHPHTD